From the genome of Neomonachus schauinslandi chromosome 1, ASM220157v2, whole genome shotgun sequence:
CCTGGAGCTTCAGGGTCCAGACATTTTATCCCCAGGAGACGGGGAGTGTGGGCAAAGTCACCAGGTCCCCCTGGGAGGTTCTCCCAGGTCAGGAGGCTGCTTTGCAGCTACATCCTCATTATCCAACACGTGTGGAAGACAGGGAATTCTGTCCCATTCACTTAAAACACGTCTCTTGAGCATCCATATGCCAGGCTCGGTGCCAAGTACAAAGACGGAGGCCAGGTTGATGGAGCATAGGTACACCCAGAGATTCAGGTGGTAACCTGAGACTGTGGTAAATGCTGTGCAGAAATTAGAGTCCCCAAggccaggcaggggtggggggtggtgcgGGGAGAGGATAAGAAACAGGAGATGGGGGAACTGGAAAACAGATGAGTTCTGTTGGTAAAAGAGTGGAGAGAAGAACATTGCAGGGCGAGGGTGCAACAAGTGCAGAGGCTATGTGGCTCGGGGGGCAGTGTGGCTgaagtgagtgagtgaggggTCGGGAGGATCTCAGAGATTGAGTGGAAGAGTTTGGTTTTATTCTGGCTGCCAAAAGGCCTTGGAAGGTTTTAGACCAGGAGGGACATTATCCCCAAAGCGCAATTCTCAGTGATCAGTCCAAAGGGTGGGAATGCGTCCGGGGGAAAAGCAGGAAACCCCAGCTTCTGTATCTTTCAACCCTTATTTTCTGGTCTCTTCCCCTGCCACACTGAGTGTTGAGGAAGCAGGTCCCATCTTCGGGAGCAAGAGGTAGAGGGAAACCCATTTGCCCAGCACAGTGACAGGGTCCCCGCAAGGGCTTACAGGCTGCAGGGACCCTGCCTTTTTCCCCCTCAGCCACACTGAAGTCAAGTCCACGCTCATTCATGGTTCCGTGTACGCAGTCTGGTCCACAGCCTGCTGGGGGGGTGGTCCTTGGGAGACGGGACACCCTGGACGTCCCTTTGCAAAACTTACACGCAGCTCGGGAGCAGCTAGCCGAGTGGATGACGGGGCGGAGGGTGCGCTCGGTGCGGGCCCGGGAAGGACGGACGAGGGGCGCGCGGGGAGACAAAGGACCTCTTCCCCCTTCTGTCCTTGACCGCATGGTGCCTACCTGACCGTGCCCCTCACTGGCACCTCCTCACTTGTTGCCCCCAGGGGCCTGTGAAGCTTCCCTGGCGTGCTCTACCTGCCACGTGTACGTGAGCGAGGACCACCTGGAccttctgcctcctcctgccGAGAGGTGAGCGGGGGCAGCCCCTCCCCGCTGTGCAGAGGCCCGTGTGGGCCGCGCCAGGCAGCCCCAGCCCGACTCGGCCCTGCAGCTGCTGGCCGTGGCGCTGCCCTGCGCCGGCCTGAGAGGTGCCTCGTCCCCGCCCTGTGGGGCCCCCACCAGCTGGACAGCTTGCCCCCGGGTGACTGCTCTTCTCCTTGCTGCAGGGAGGACGACATGCTGGACATGGCCCCGCTTCTTCAGGAGAACTCCCGGCTGGGCTGCCAAATCGTGCTGACTCCTGAGCTGGAAGGGGCCGAATTCACGCTGCCAAAGATCACCAGGAACTTCTATGTGGACGGCCATGTCCCCAAGCCCCACTGACACCCCGGGCACCCGCGGCCCCGCGGCCGGGACTGCAGGAATAGCCAAGttgccagcccagcccagagcatGGACAGGCCCGAGAGAGATGTTGGAAGCAACCAGAAGGCCAGAGCCCCTGCCTCAGAGAGATCCCATGTCCAGGTTCTGGTTTGGGAGGCCGAGGGGGACCCAGCCCTGCTGGGGTGGCCTCCCCCAAACTCAGGAGAATCAGTGTGTGGATAGGGTGCCATCTGACTGGAACAACAATAAAACTGTCTCACAGACCTCCAGTGTCTTGAGGctcctcggggggggggggggggggagggcaggccctGGGGTCTGTAGCCGCACCTTCTGGGCCCCCAACTCCCCCCTCCCACGGCAGCGCTGGGGTCGCGGGACGGCTGAGGCAGAGGCCCGGAAGCTGCCTTCCTGGAGAGCCCGGGAGCCCGAGCCCACGTGCACCCGCGTGCCAAAGCCCCGCCCCCCCGTCCGCGGAGGGATTTGCGGGGATCCGGGCTGGCCTGGAGGGGTGTGAAGGCCACCCGAGCGGAGCTGCCAGAGTGGGACCGAGGCCGGCCTGGGGNNNNNNNNNNNNNNNNNNNNNNNNNNNNNNNNNNNNNNNNNNNNNNNNNNNNNNNNNNNNNNNNNNNNNNNNNNNNNNNNNNNNNNNNNNNNNNNNNNNNGGGGGGGGAGCTTGGCCCCGGGCGCCCAGCGCTGCCTGCCAGAGGCGCCCCGCCGCactcgccccgccccgcccaggtGGGGCTCCTCGCAGCCTCTGCCAGAAGCGCCCCCACCAGGCACGTCCTGCTCCACTCAGGTGGGGCTCATCGAGTGGGCTCAGGGTGGGCGGGGCCGGGCGCGATTAGGGAAGTGGGGCTGGGCCGGGGCGCGATGGAGGCCGAACCGGTCCCAGACTTCTCGAAGCTGCAAGAGCTCCTGGCGCCGCCGTGTCTGGACCCTAAGCCGCCCCGGgcgccccctgctcagcaggcaccAAGGACCCCAGGATGCCCCAGACCCAATGGCAGGTGCGTTCAGGAGcggccccttcccccaacttgaTCCAGTGGTCAAAGGGTCATGACCTCTGGTTCCTGGGGGTTATCCAGAGGTCACCATGTTAGTTACTGGCACTTAAAAAGAAGTTCTGGTCCCGAGGGATACTCGGGGTCATATGGGGGTCATATGGGGGTCAGAGGCCACGCAATTCCCCCATGTCTCTGAGGACTGCATTGGTGCTGCCCAGGGAAGGGGGTGACCACACTGTCCCTTGTCCCCAGGTCCTTCTGGCCTGCAAGCCAGGACTCAGTCACTGCCCTGCGTTTCCTCCAAGAAACAGCAGAAGGGCTGGTTCAGCCCCCTGCCCGGGACACCCAAGCCCTGGGGCCCTGCTGGGAGCTGAAGGCCTTGGAGACTCTGGGACCCTCGCCTCTGGCAAGGGATGCCAAGAACATGCTGACCCCAATCAGCCAGCCATGCTGCAGCTCAGGGCCCCTGgaggctcccccagccccctcagcCCTACCCCAGAGGAGGCCCCGGAAGCAGTCAAAGCCCCACCCGGGCGCTGAGAAAGTGGACCCCCGGTTCGAGGGGGTGACCCTGAAGTTTCAGATAAAGCCGGATTCCAGCCTACAGATCATACCCAGCTACAGGTAGGGGCTGGCCCAGAGGAGGGCGCCCTTTTGCAAGTTATAGTAAtaatggtgggggcaggggcctcCCGGCATCTGCTCGCGGGCGCCCCACACCAGCCCTACGTTACAAATGGCCCAGCCTCTGAGCGAGACCTCAGGCTGGCGCCGTGACCCAGCAACGTCCTGGTCCGAGCATAGGTCCTGTTTACGAGACGGGCCTGACCATACTGAGGGTGGTTGCTAACTGTTGTTTTTCCCAGTAATGATCATGACCACCACCTGTCAGGAACAACAACCATGAGAGGTAACAGGTAGCCCTTGATGTATATGGGCTCCCTGAAGCCTTGTGAAGCCCATTTTgcagatttggaaactgaggtgcagaggaTGCGGTCGCTTGTCCGGAGTCACGCAGTGAGGACTCAGGAGAAATGGGATCTCAAACTGGCAGGCTGGCCCCAGACTTCCTACCTCTTCACATAATACTCATTATTATTACTGATGAGGGACAAGGCCAGGCCTTTCAGACATCAGACGCCTCCTTGGGGGATGCTTCACATCCCGATAGTAAATCATCACTGAGGGGCCGCTGCCTGGGACAAGGTACAGACCCCCCCAATGCTAACTCCTGTCTACTCCCCAGCCTGGCCTGCAGTAGCCGCTCTCAGGGTCCCTCTACAGGCCCTGCCAGGGGTCCTGAGGCCAACTCAGGAGGCGGCGAGGCCCTCGGTGAGTCCTGGTGACTTAAGAGCTATAAatatggggggggagggcagtttcccatcctctctgtctttcttcccaTCCTGCTTCCCCATTTAGACCCATCCAGAAGGAGTCATGGTGCACCTCCCTCCACTCAGGCTgagtcacccccacccccggttTCTTCCTCTGCTTAGCTTTGCCATCTGTCTCCCTTCCTGGCTTTCCCTCTGTCTTAGATCTGGTAATACCCAGGGCTGGCCCAGAGCCAGGTGGGGCCTTCGTAGAGACTCTAACAAAATGCCCCACCTGCACAGGCCTCCTGAGCCCAGACTCTTggcctctgccccttaccctttGACCTCTGCCCCCTCAGGGCCCCGGTGCTGTGCTTCCTGTAGGACCCAAAGGACCCCACTCTGGAGAGATGCTGAAGATGGGACCCCTCTCTGCAATGCCTGTGGTATCAGGTCCTCAGGATGGAAGGAGTTTGGATGCTTAGCCAGTGTGGGGTTCTGGGAGGGGAAACACTCACCCTTGCGGAAAGTGGAACTACCCAGAAAGTGGTAGTTTCTGGACCCCTGCTGCATTCTGATGTTGGTTT
Proteins encoded in this window:
- the ZGLP1 gene encoding GATA-type zinc finger protein 1, which encodes MEAEPVPDFSKLQELLAPPWKGVTTLSLVPRSFWPASQDSVTALRFLQETAEGLVQPPARDTQALGPCWELKALETLGPSPLARDAKNMLTPISQPCCSSGPLEAPPAPSALPQRRPRKQSKPHPGAEKVDPRFEGVTLKFQIKPDSSLQIIPSYSLACSSRSQGPSTGPARGPEANSGGGEALGPRCCASCRTQRTPLWRDAEDGTPLCNACGIRYKKYGTRCSSCWLVPRKSVQPKKLCGRCGVSLGPHQGPTQEG